The DNA window CGGCAACGGCCTCCATGAGATCAGCTTCGGCGATGCCATCCGGCAACGCCACCAGTTCGACGCCCCTCGCCCGCAAGCCGGCGTCGATGCCTGGACATTCAAGTTCGCGGTCGGTGCGTACGGCCTTCATGGTGAGGCCGCCAGCACAGCGGCCTCGACGCTATCGAGCGCGCGGTCGAGATCGGTTTTCGAGATGACCAGCGGCGGTGACAGCGTCAGCACATTGCCCTGGCTGATCTTGAAGCTCAGCCCTTGCTCCAGGCAAGCGTAGAAGACGCGCTCGGCGAGATCGCGTGCCGGCTGACGGGTGGCACGGTCCTCGACGAGTTCGACGCCGACCATCAGCCCTCGGCCCCTGACGTCGCCAACATGAGGCGAGCGCGCCATCAGGTCGTGCATGCGTCCGAGCATATGCTGGCCGAGTTCGGCCGCGCGCTCGACCAGCCCTTCTTCCAGGATGATATCGATCGTCGTCAGCGCCGCGCGCGTCGTCACCGGGTTTTTTTCATGGGTGTAGTGACCGATGGCGAAGCCGCCGGTGACATCGAGGTCGCGGCGCGCGATGACGGCGGCGATCGGCAGGATGCCGCCGCCCAGCGACTTACCGAGGACGACGATGTCGGGCCTCACGCCATCATGCTCGTGCGCGAAGAATTTTCCGGTCTTGCCGAGGCCGGTCGGGATCTCGTCGAAGATCAGCAGCGTGCCGTGCCGGTCGCAGGCCTCGCGCACCCGCTTCCAGAAACCGGGCGGCGGCGGATTGGGCGTCGCCCGCATCGGTTCTGCGACGACCGCCGCCACGTCCTGCTCGCGGCCAAGGACGTAGGCAATCATGTTGGCGCAGGCGAGGCCCGATGCTTCCAGGGAATCGTGACCATAGGGGCAGCGATAGCCATCCCAAGGCGCGACGTGCTCGGTGCCGGTCATCATCGGGCCTGATATGTGCGAGCGGAAGGTCGCCTCGCCGCCGACGCTGGCGGCGCCGAAGCCGGCGCCATGGAACGCATCCCAGAACGAGACCGTCTTGAAGCGGCCGGTGGCGGCGCGGGCGATCTTCAGCGCGACCTCGATGGCGTCCGAGCCACCGGTGGTGAACAGCACTTTGCCGAGATCGCCTGGTGCCAGGGTGGCCAGCTTCTCCGCCAGCTCGACGGCGGGCTCGCAGGTGAAGCGGCGCGGCGCGAAGCAGAGCTCGTCGAGTTGCTTCTTGATCGCGGCCACCAGCCTCGGGTGGCCGTAGCCGAGGTGATGCACGCTGTTGCCGTGGAAATCCATGAAGCGGCGGCCGGCGGTATCCTCGATCCAGATGCCTTGCGCCTTCGCGATCGTCGAAAGACAAGGGCTGGACAGGCTCTGGTGCATGAAGGCGGCGGCGTCGCGATCGAGCAGGCCGCGGATCCGGGGATCGTCCTGCCCGGCATCCCAACGGCCGCGTGCCGCGGTCGTGTTGGAATCGCCCTCGGTATGCACAAGTTCAGATATCGCGGCCATCACCGTCTCCGAAACGAGAAGGAGGGAGCGATGAACGCCCCCCTCGATTGCTCTGCTCGCCAATGCCTCCCGGTCAGGACCAGGGCAGCGAAAAAGTCTTCACATTGGTGTAGCTCTTCATCGCCTCGATGACGCCTTCCTTGTAGCCATTGCCACTGTCCTTGATGCCGCCGAAGGGTGACATCTCGATGCGGTAGCCCGGCACTTCCCAGATGTTGACGGTGCCGACCTCGAGGCCGGCGATGTATTTCTGCATGCGGCGGAAATCATTGGTGCAGACACCCGACGACAGGCCGAAGGCGGTCGAGTTGGACAGTGCGATCAGCGCCTCGTCATCGTCCGGCGCGCGAACGATCGGGATGATCGGCCCGAACGTCTCTTCCATCACCAGTTCGGATGTGTGCGGCACGCGATCCACGACGATCGGCGGCAGCAGCGCGCCCTGGCGACCCGGATTGTAGAGGATTTCGGCGCCCTGTTCGGCGGCCATGTGGACGCGGGCTTCGAACAATGCCGCTGCCTT is part of the Mesorhizobium loti genome and encodes:
- a CDS encoding aspartate aminotransferase family protein, with translation MAAISELVHTEGDSNTTAARGRWDAGQDDPRIRGLLDRDAAAFMHQSLSSPCLSTIAKAQGIWIEDTAGRRFMDFHGNSVHHLGYGHPRLVAAIKKQLDELCFAPRRFTCEPAVELAEKLATLAPGDLGKVLFTTGGSDAIEVALKIARAATGRFKTVSFWDAFHGAGFGAASVGGEATFRSHISGPMMTGTEHVAPWDGYRCPYGHDSLEASGLACANMIAYVLGREQDVAAVVAEPMRATPNPPPPGFWKRVREACDRHGTLLIFDEIPTGLGKTGKFFAHEHDGVRPDIVVLGKSLGGGILPIAAVIARRDLDVTGGFAIGHYTHEKNPVTTRAALTTIDIILEEGLVERAAELGQHMLGRMHDLMARSPHVGDVRGRGLMVGVELVEDRATRQPARDLAERVFYACLEQGLSFKISQGNVLTLSPPLVISKTDLDRALDSVEAAVLAASP